In one window of Prionailurus bengalensis isolate Pbe53 chromosome B3, Fcat_Pben_1.1_paternal_pri, whole genome shotgun sequence DNA:
- the LOC122468129 gene encoding formin-like protein 20 — protein sequence MARRDPSSRSEGATAAGRRARNLGKTRGDGIATPTSADSVPPHTRPQAVDHSLPRLTRAPIAYGGSCQWPPVPPPAPSVPTDGGGQEGAASADQTQAAPDRLRLRPSAQAGPGPAAPLRIPAPAPDPPLAPLASTPPPPPRPRAYPPPARRASAPGRGRAPCAVLAPLAALGAAPAEAPPPPEAPPRAVGVPAPRPPAAPVATATARRRRGAGDRWPRGAGHRRTRAPSPGSPCTLLHPTAGSSVPLTP from the exons ATGGCGCGACGGGACCCGTCCAGCCGCTCTGAGGGCGCCACCGCTGCCGGCCGGCGAGCTCGGAACCTGGGGAAGACCAGAGGGGACG GCATCGCCACCCCTACCTCGGCGGACTCGGTGCCCCCACACACCCGTCCACAGGCCGTGGACCATTCCCTGCCCCGTCTCACCAGGGCTCCCATTGCCTACGGAGGCTCGTGCCAGTGGCCGCCTGTCCCGCCAC CCGCCCCTTCGGTGCCCACCGATGGGGGCGGACAGGAAGGGGCCGCCAGCGCCGACCAGACCCAGGCTGCCCCAGACAGGCTGCGTCTCCGCCCTTCTGCCCAAGCCGGGCCCGGCCCTGCAGCGCCGCTGCGCATCCCAGCCCCTGCGCCCGACCCCCCGCTCGCCCCGCTcgcatccaccccccccccccccccccggccccgcgccTACCCACCGCCGGCCCGCCGAGCCTCCGCGCCGGGCCGAGGCCGCGCTCCCTGCGCCGTGCTCGCTCCCCTCGCGGCTCTCGGCGCGGCCCccgccgaggccccgcccccgcccgaggccccgccccgcgcggTGGGGGtcccggcgccccgcccccccgcagcACCGGTTGCCACGGCGACAGCCCGGCGCCGCAGGGGTGCCGGCGACCGCTGGCCCCGGGGAGCTGGACACCGCCGGACCCGCGCGCCATCCCCGGGAAGCCCCTGCACCCTGCTTCACCCCACAGCCGGGTCTTCAGTCCCGCTCACGCCCTGA
- the TMEM121 gene encoding transmembrane protein 121 — MVLPPPDRRHVCLTTLVIMGSMAVMDAYLVEQNQGPRKIGVCIIVLVGDVCFLLVLRYVAVWVGAEVRTAKRGYAMILWFLYIFVLEIKLYFIFQNYKAARRGAADPVARKALTLLLSVCVPGLFLLLVALDRMEYVRTFRKREDLRGRLFWVALDLLDLLDMQANLWEPPRTGLPLWAEGLTFFYCYMLLLVLPCVALSEVSMQGEHIAPQKMMLYPVLSLATVNVVAVLARAANMALFRDSRVSAIFVGKNVVALATKACTFLEYRRQVRDFPPPALALELQPPPPQRNSVPPPPPLHGPPGRPHGPSPTRDALGT; from the coding sequence ATGGTGCTGCCGCCCCCGGACCGGCGCCACGTGTGCCTGACCACGCTGGTGATCATGGGCAGCATGGCGGTCATGGACGCGTACCTGGTGGAGCAGAACCAGGGCCCGCGCAAGATCGGCGTGTGCATCATCGTGCTGGTGGGCGACGTGTGCTTCCTGCTGGTGCTGCGCTACGTGGCCGTGTGGGTGGGCGCCGAGGTGCGCACGGCCAAGCGCGGCTACGCCATGATCCTCTGGTTCCTGTACATCTTCGTGCTGGAGATCAAGCTCTACTTCATCTTCCAGAACTACAAGGCGGCGCGGCGGGGCGCGGCCGACCCGGTGGCGCGCAAGGCACTGACGCTGCTGCTGTCGGTGTGCGTGCCCGGCCTGTTCCTGCTGCTGGTGGCGCTCGACCGCATGGAGTACGTGCGCACCTTCCGCAAGCGCGAGGACCTGCGCGGCCGCCTCTTCTGGGTGGCGCTGGACCTGCTGGACCTGCTGGACATGCAGGCCAATCTGTGGGAGCCGCCGCGCACCGGGCTGCCGCTGTGGGCCGAGGGCCTCACCTTCTTCTACTGCTACatgctgctgctggtgctgccGTGCGTGGCGCTCAGCGAGGTCAGCATGCAGGGCGAGCACATCGCGCCGCAGAAGATGATGCTCTACCCCGTGCTCAGCCTCGCCACCGTCAACGTGGTGGCCGTGCTGGCGCGTGCCGCCAACATGGCGCTCTTCCGCGACAGTCGCGTCTCGGCCATCTTCGTGGGCAAGAACGTGGTGGCGCTGGCCACCAAGGCCTGCACCTTCCTCGAGTACCGCCGCCAGGTGCGGGACTTCCCGCCGCCCGCGCTCGCGCTGGAgctgcagccgccgccgccgcagcgcAACTCGgtgccgccgcccccgccgctgCACGGCCCGCCCGGCCGCCCCCACGGGCCCTCGCCCACGCGCGACGCCCTGGGCACGTGA